Proteins encoded together in one Lathyrus oleraceus cultivar Zhongwan6 chromosome 5, CAAS_Psat_ZW6_1.0, whole genome shotgun sequence window:
- the LOC127086400 gene encoding uncharacterized protein LOC127086400 isoform X2 translates to MKVLSKKCLIFVLLLSVYVSSCVSVMQTNVESQTCTTRRSPCFLKKLPCPAQCPSKSPANPRDKVCYLDCDSPVCKTQCKSRKPNCNGRGSACLDPRFVGADGIVFYFHGRRNEHFTLVSDVNLQINARFIGLRPKGRLRDYTWIQALGVLFDSHNFSVEATPSTIWDDEVDHLKLSYEGEELVIPEGHLSTWHSVENQLRVERISNENGVMVTIPGVVEISVNVVPVTKEDSRIHNYQIPDDDCFPHLEVQFKFYGLSSKVEGVLGRTYQPDFQNPAKPGVVMPVVGGEDKYRTTSLVSADCLACIFSSGKDSEQERLEVIESSMMDCTGGASSGNGIVCRR, encoded by the exons ATGAAAGTGTTGAGCAAAAAATGCTTAATATTTGTTCTGTTATTATCAGTATATGTATCATCATGTGTGAGTGTGATGCAGACTAACGTGGAATCTCAGACATGCACAACACGTAGGAGTCCTTGTTTTCTTAAGAAACTACCGTGTCCTGCTCAATGTCCTTCAAAATCACCAGCTAACCCAAGAGACAAAGTTTGCTATCTTGATTGTGATTCTCCTGTCTGCAAAACTCAATGCAAGA GTCGAAAACCAAATTGTAACGGCCGCGGATCTGCATGCTTGGACCCTCGGTTCGTTGGCGCGGATGGCATTGTTTTCTACTTTCATGGAAGGAGGAATGAACATTTCACCTTGGTATCTGATGTCAACCTTCAAATCAATGCTCGTTTTATCGGCCTTAGGCCGAAAGGGAGACTGAGGGATTATACTTGGATTCAAGCATTAGGAGTTCTCTTTGATTCTCACAACTTTTCTGTTGAGGCCACTCCATCAACAATTTGGGATGATGAAGTTGACCATTTGAAACTCTCGTATGAAGGAGAGGAGCTTGTAATTCCAGAAGGTCACCTCTCTACATGGCATTCTGTGGAAAATCAGCTCAGAGTCGAGCGGATATCGAACGAGAACGGTGTAATGGTTACAATCCCTGGAGTTGTTGAAATATCTGTCAATGTGGTGCCTGTGACCAAGGAGGACAGTAGAATCCATAACTATCAGATTCCTGATGATGATTGTTTTCCTCATTTGGAGGTACAGTTTAAATTCTACGGTTTATCGTCCAAAGTTGAAGGTGTTCTTGGTAGGACTTATCAGCCAGATTTTCAAAATCCGGCAAAGCCAGGCGTGGTAATGCCGGTAGTTGGAGGGGAAGACAAGTATAGAACCACTTCGCTTGTTTCTGCAGATTGTCTGGCTTGTATATTCTCTTCTGGTAAAGATTCTGAGCAGGAAAGATTGGAGGTTATTGAATCTAGTATGATGGACTGCACTGGTGGTGCCAGCAGTGGTAATGGTATAGTTTGCAGAAGATAA
- the LOC127086400 gene encoding uncharacterized protein LOC127086400 isoform X1 produces MSFTSSKKCLIFVLLLSVYVSSCVSVMQTNVESQTCTTRRSPCFLKKLPCPAQCPSKSPANPRDKVCYLDCDSPVCKTQCKSRKPNCNGRGSACLDPRFVGADGIVFYFHGRRNEHFTLVSDVNLQINARFIGLRPKGRLRDYTWIQALGVLFDSHNFSVEATPSTIWDDEVDHLKLSYEGEELVIPEGHLSTWHSVENQLRVERISNENGVMVTIPGVVEISVNVVPVTKEDSRIHNYQIPDDDCFPHLEVQFKFYGLSSKVEGVLGRTYQPDFQNPAKPGVVMPVVGGEDKYRTTSLVSADCLACIFSSGKDSEQERLEVIESSMMDCTGGASSGNGIVCRR; encoded by the exons ATGAGCTTCACAAGTTC CAAAAAATGCTTAATATTTGTTCTGTTATTATCAGTATATGTATCATCATGTGTGAGTGTGATGCAGACTAACGTGGAATCTCAGACATGCACAACACGTAGGAGTCCTTGTTTTCTTAAGAAACTACCGTGTCCTGCTCAATGTCCTTCAAAATCACCAGCTAACCCAAGAGACAAAGTTTGCTATCTTGATTGTGATTCTCCTGTCTGCAAAACTCAATGCAAGA GTCGAAAACCAAATTGTAACGGCCGCGGATCTGCATGCTTGGACCCTCGGTTCGTTGGCGCGGATGGCATTGTTTTCTACTTTCATGGAAGGAGGAATGAACATTTCACCTTGGTATCTGATGTCAACCTTCAAATCAATGCTCGTTTTATCGGCCTTAGGCCGAAAGGGAGACTGAGGGATTATACTTGGATTCAAGCATTAGGAGTTCTCTTTGATTCTCACAACTTTTCTGTTGAGGCCACTCCATCAACAATTTGGGATGATGAAGTTGACCATTTGAAACTCTCGTATGAAGGAGAGGAGCTTGTAATTCCAGAAGGTCACCTCTCTACATGGCATTCTGTGGAAAATCAGCTCAGAGTCGAGCGGATATCGAACGAGAACGGTGTAATGGTTACAATCCCTGGAGTTGTTGAAATATCTGTCAATGTGGTGCCTGTGACCAAGGAGGACAGTAGAATCCATAACTATCAGATTCCTGATGATGATTGTTTTCCTCATTTGGAGGTACAGTTTAAATTCTACGGTTTATCGTCCAAAGTTGAAGGTGTTCTTGGTAGGACTTATCAGCCAGATTTTCAAAATCCGGCAAAGCCAGGCGTGGTAATGCCGGTAGTTGGAGGGGAAGACAAGTATAGAACCACTTCGCTTGTTTCTGCAGATTGTCTGGCTTGTATATTCTCTTCTGGTAAAGATTCTGAGCAGGAAAGATTGGAGGTTATTGAATCTAGTATGATGGACTGCACTGGTGGTGCCAGCAGTGGTAATGGTATAGTTTGCAGAAGATAA
- the LOC127086401 gene encoding uncharacterized protein LOC127086401 — translation MFTLVQFSIKFSHLKPNFNFNDGVYRTQPTFSFSQFDPKFTSFHLGSFKLRAYRERRSFLGGTVFKNGVLLGEKGCKKKKRVVLVKNNQGFGFNNGGGRDDGGSARILGNLALAIGLTYLSVTGQLGWILDAIVSIWIFVVLVPIVGFGAFLWWAGRDIMKGTCPNCGNDFQVFKSTLNEELQLCPFCGQPFSVDGNEFVKESVKFSNQSTTFGQAFDNFSRSRNDEDSGRAIDVEAEIKDAD, via the exons ATGTTCACCCTTGTGCAATTCTCAATCAAATTTTCACACTTGAAACCCAATTTCAACTTCAATGATGGTGTATACCGGACACAACCCACTTTCTCTTTTTCTCAGTTTGACCCAAAGTTTACTTCTTTTCATCTGGGTAGCTTCAAGTTGAGAGCATACAGGGAGAGACGGTCCTTCTTGGGAGGTACAGTGTTTAAAAATGGGGTTTTGTTGGGAGAGAAAGGGTGCAAGAAGAAAAAGAGAGTGGTTTTGGTGAAAAATAATCAAGGGTTTGGATTCAATAATGGTGGTGGAAGAGATGATGGTGGCAGTGCTAGGATTTTGGGAAATCTTGCTTTGGCTATTGGGTTAACTTATCTTTCAGTGACTGGACAACTTGGATGGATTTTGGACGCTATTGTCTCCATTTGG ATCTTTGTAGTGTTAGTACCGATAGTAGGTTTTGGTGCTTTCCTCTGGTGGGCAGGAAGAGATATAATGAAAGGCACT TGTCCAAACTGTGGAAATGATTTTCAGGTTTTCAA ATCCACTTTAAATGAGGAATTGCAGTTGTGCCCCTTTTGCGGTCAACCTTTTTCTG TTGATGGCAATGAGTTTGTAAAGGAATCTGTAAAGTTTTCAAACCAATCTACAACATTTGGACAAGCATTCGACAATTTCTCGCGTTCTAGAAATG ACGAGGATTCCGGTAGAGCAATTGATGTTGAAGCTGAAATAAAAGACGCGGATTGA
- the LOC127086402 gene encoding uncharacterized protein LOC127086402, with protein sequence MAKKNKSKKNKKKNKKNVAEAPSVKPIPDSPPPPPAVSPERSAANQRLYDEMKNEAFDIATTAFERYYLDARVAEEIKTEFDRRFGPTWHCIIGSSYGSCVSCEAGYHFYLYFNKKDIILFKCGYT encoded by the exons ATGGCGAAGAAAAACAAGAGcaagaagaataagaagaagaacAAGAAGAACGTTGCCGAAGCTCCATCGGTGAAACCCATCCCCGActcaccaccaccaccaccagcTGTTTCCCCCGAGAGAAGCGCCGCTAATCAGCGTCTGTATGACGAGATGAAAAACGAGGCATTTGACATAGCTACCACC GCTTTTGAGAGGTACTATTTGGACGCAAGAGTTGCCGAGGAGATAAAGACAGAGTTTGATCGGAGATTTGGCCCCACTTGGCATTGCATCATTGGTAGCAGTTATG GGTCGTGTGTATCCTGTGAAGCAGGTTACCACTTTTATTTATATTTCAATAAGAAAGACATTATACTTTTTAAATGTGGATACACATAA